In a genomic window of Micromonospora cremea:
- a CDS encoding fumarate reductase/succinate dehydrogenase flavoprotein subunit, whose amino-acid sequence MTTTTRIERHHYDVVVIGAGGAGLRAAIEARLAGKKTAIISKSLFGKAHTVMAEGGAAAAMGNVNSRDSWQVHFRDTMRGGKFLNNFRMAELHAKESPQRIWELETYGALFDRTKDGKISQRNFGGHEYPRLAHVGDRTGLELIRTLQQKIVSLQQEDHREFGSYDARIKVFSETTITELLLDGDRIAGAFGYYRESGEFVLFEAPAVVLATGGVGRSYKVTSNSWEYTGDGHALALRAGGTLINMEFLQFHPTGMVWPPSVKGILVTESVRGDGGVLKNSDGKRFMFDYVPDVFRKQYAETEEEADRWYTDPDNNRRPPELLPRDEVARAINSEVKAGRGSPAGGVFLDIASRRSADEIRRRLPSMYHQFKELADVDITAEPMEVGPTCHYVMGGVEVDPDSGAAFGHVRGLFAAGEVSGGMHGSNRLGGNSLSDLLVFGKRAGGHAASYADGLAGRPKVAVDAVEAAVETALAPLQRDTGESPYTLQQDLQAVMGDLVGIIRREGELADALGRLAELRERVAKVSAAGGRRYNPGWHLALDLRNMLVVSECTAKAALERQESRGGHTREDYPAMEPKWRQVNLVCALNGDTVQLTRKPLPKMRPELISLFDRAELAKYLTDEELADFDALVADAGEADNR is encoded by the coding sequence ATGACCACTACCACGCGAATCGAACGACACCACTACGACGTCGTCGTGATCGGGGCCGGCGGCGCCGGCCTGCGCGCGGCGATCGAGGCCCGGCTCGCCGGCAAGAAGACCGCGATCATCTCCAAGTCGCTCTTCGGCAAGGCGCACACGGTGATGGCCGAGGGCGGCGCCGCCGCCGCGATGGGCAACGTGAACAGCCGGGACAGCTGGCAGGTGCACTTCCGCGACACCATGCGCGGCGGCAAGTTCCTCAACAACTTCCGAATGGCCGAGCTGCACGCGAAGGAGTCGCCGCAGCGGATCTGGGAGCTGGAGACGTACGGTGCGCTCTTCGACCGCACCAAGGACGGCAAGATCTCCCAGCGCAACTTCGGCGGCCACGAGTACCCCCGCTTGGCGCACGTCGGCGACCGGACCGGCCTGGAGCTGATCCGCACCCTCCAGCAGAAGATCGTCTCGCTCCAGCAGGAGGACCACCGGGAGTTCGGCTCGTACGACGCCCGGATCAAGGTGTTCTCCGAGACCACCATCACCGAGCTGCTGCTCGACGGCGACCGGATCGCCGGCGCGTTCGGCTACTACCGGGAGTCCGGGGAGTTCGTCCTGTTCGAGGCGCCGGCCGTGGTGCTGGCGACCGGCGGCGTCGGGCGCTCCTACAAGGTCACCTCGAACTCGTGGGAGTACACCGGGGACGGACACGCGCTGGCACTGCGCGCCGGGGGGACTCTGATCAACATGGAGTTCCTCCAGTTCCACCCGACCGGCATGGTCTGGCCGCCCTCGGTGAAGGGCATCCTGGTCACCGAATCGGTACGCGGCGACGGCGGCGTGTTGAAGAACTCCGACGGCAAGCGGTTCATGTTCGACTACGTCCCCGACGTCTTCCGCAAGCAGTACGCGGAGACCGAGGAGGAGGCGGACCGCTGGTACACCGACCCGGACAACAACCGGCGCCCGCCGGAGCTGCTGCCCCGCGACGAGGTGGCCCGCGCGATCAACAGCGAGGTCAAGGCCGGTCGGGGGTCCCCCGCCGGCGGCGTCTTCCTGGACATCGCCAGCCGGCGCTCGGCCGACGAGATCCGCCGGCGGCTGCCCTCGATGTACCACCAGTTCAAGGAACTGGCCGACGTCGACATCACCGCCGAGCCGATGGAGGTCGGGCCGACCTGCCACTACGTGATGGGCGGCGTCGAGGTGGACCCGGACTCCGGTGCCGCCTTCGGCCACGTACGCGGGCTCTTCGCCGCCGGTGAGGTCTCCGGCGGTATGCACGGCTCCAACCGGCTGGGCGGCAACTCCCTGTCCGACCTGCTGGTCTTCGGCAAGCGGGCGGGTGGGCACGCGGCCAGCTACGCCGACGGGCTGGCTGGCCGGCCGAAGGTGGCCGTGGACGCGGTCGAGGCCGCGGTGGAGACGGCGCTGGCCCCGCTGCAGCGGGACACCGGCGAGAGCCCGTACACCCTGCAGCAGGACCTCCAGGCGGTGATGGGGGATCTGGTCGGGATCATCCGGCGGGAGGGCGAGCTGGCCGATGCTCTGGGCCGGCTGGCGGAGCTGCGCGAGCGGGTGGCCAAGGTGAGCGCGGCCGGCGGCCGGCGCTACAACCCCGGCTGGCACCTGGCACTGGACCTGCGCAACATGCTGGTGGTCTCGGAGTGCACCGCGAAGGCGGCGCTGGAGCGGCAGGAGTCGCGCGGCGGGCACACCCGCGAGGACTACCCGGCGATGGAGCCGAAGTGGCGGCAGGTGAACCTGGTCTGCGCGCTGAACGGCGACACCGTGCAGCTGACCCGCAAGCCGCTGCCGAAGATGCGGCCGGAGCTGATCAGCCTCTTCGACCGGGCGGAGCTGGCCAAGTACCTCACCGACGAGGAGCTCGCCGATTTCGACGCCCTCGTCGCCGACGCTGGAGAGGCGGACAACCGATGA
- a CDS encoding 4a-hydroxytetrahydrobiopterin dehydratase yields MRVLFNSRAKHDYLSDALTLLSGWTREGEQIRRTLEIDDTQHAALTERVKVVADALRLRPEISRRADSTQIRVGHGNGEPLTEGEVLLAARIEDAYRAVTES; encoded by the coding sequence ATGCGCGTGCTGTTCAACAGCCGGGCCAAGCACGACTACCTTTCCGACGCGTTGACCCTGCTCTCAGGTTGGACGCGTGAAGGCGAGCAGATCCGACGGACTCTCGAGATCGACGATACCCAACACGCGGCGTTGACCGAACGGGTGAAGGTCGTCGCCGACGCGCTGCGTCTGCGCCCCGAGATCAGCCGCCGGGCAGACAGTACCCAGATCCGGGTCGGGCACGGTAACGGCGAGCCGCTGACCGAGGGCGAGGTCCTGCTGGCGGCCCGGATCGAGGACGCCTACCGCGCGGTCACCGAGTCCTGA
- a CDS encoding (deoxy)nucleoside triphosphate pyrophosphohydrolase: MRTERANGGGQAERRDLKVIVGAAIIRDGRVLACARSAPPEVAGMWEFPGGKVEPGEAETDALVRECVEELAVRVEIGDRVGRNVRMAHGRSVLKVYAARLLHDDQPQALEHSALRWLSADELDSVTWLPADAPIVAALRPLLADPRPPAR; encoded by the coding sequence GTGCGGACCGAACGGGCTAATGGTGGCGGGCAGGCTGAACGACGGGACCTGAAGGTGATCGTGGGAGCGGCGATCATCCGGGACGGGCGGGTGCTCGCCTGTGCCCGCTCCGCCCCGCCCGAGGTGGCGGGGATGTGGGAGTTTCCCGGCGGAAAGGTCGAGCCGGGGGAGGCCGAGACCGACGCGCTGGTCCGGGAATGCGTCGAGGAGCTGGCCGTACGCGTGGAGATCGGCGACCGGGTCGGCCGCAACGTGCGGATGGCGCACGGCCGCTCGGTGCTCAAGGTGTACGCCGCCCGGCTGCTGCACGACGATCAGCCGCAGGCGCTGGAGCACTCGGCGCTTCGCTGGCTCTCCGCCGACGAGCTGGACTCGGTCACCTGGCTCCCCGCCGACGCTCCCATCGTCGCCGCGCTCCGCCCCCTGCTCGCGGATCCCCGGCCACCGGCCCGCTGA
- a CDS encoding TldD/PmbA family protein: protein MRPGDPTELELAGQVIELVRRLGGPAAQAEAVVTRADLALTRFANSAIHQNVAESTVGIRLRVHVDGRTAAGSGSVVTADGLRTLVERTLAAARLCPPDPGWPGLAPPTPAPLAPPVDEATAHAEPDQRADRVRAFVAAAGGLSTAGYCRTAHRSSAFANSAGHTAHGRFVEAAMDGIARQGGADGVARRCADRLSDIDGAELGGHAAAKAQAAADPIELPPGRYEVVFEPAAVADLLQNLSWYGFNGKRYAERQSFAEPGADQFDRAVTLVDDPLGASGLPFDAEGTGRRALTLVEAGTTRAVAHDRRTAAEAGAESTGHAVAGGATWGPMARNLRLSGAAAGPASAVGRSTTGTAAGAVVDSDTAALIAGVRRGLLVTDLWYTRVLDPKSLVVTGLTRNGVWLVEDGTVVRAVRDLRFTESYPRALGPGAVLGLGARPVRQPDRVDGAWWAAPPVRLASWHFTGGASG from the coding sequence ATGAGGCCGGGTGACCCCACGGAGCTGGAGCTGGCCGGGCAGGTCATCGAGCTGGTCCGGCGCCTCGGCGGCCCGGCCGCGCAGGCCGAGGCGGTGGTGACCCGCGCCGACCTGGCGCTGACCCGGTTCGCCAACTCGGCCATCCACCAGAACGTCGCCGAGTCGACCGTCGGAATCCGGCTGCGGGTGCACGTCGACGGGCGGACCGCCGCTGGCAGCGGCAGCGTCGTCACCGCCGACGGGTTGCGCACGCTGGTCGAGCGCACCCTGGCCGCGGCACGGCTCTGCCCGCCCGACCCGGGCTGGCCGGGGCTGGCCCCGCCCACGCCCGCGCCGCTCGCCCCGCCCGTGGACGAGGCCACGGCGCACGCCGAGCCGGATCAGCGGGCCGACCGGGTGCGGGCGTTCGTGGCCGCCGCCGGGGGTCTCAGCACGGCGGGCTACTGCCGCACCGCGCACCGTTCGTCGGCGTTCGCCAACTCGGCCGGGCACACCGCGCACGGCCGCTTCGTGGAGGCGGCGATGGACGGCATCGCCCGCCAGGGCGGCGCGGACGGGGTGGCCCGGCGCTGCGCCGATCGGCTGTCCGACATCGACGGTGCCGAGCTGGGCGGGCACGCCGCGGCGAAGGCCCAGGCCGCGGCCGACCCGATCGAGCTGCCGCCGGGGCGCTACGAGGTGGTGTTCGAGCCGGCCGCCGTGGCGGACCTGCTGCAAAACCTGTCCTGGTACGGCTTCAACGGCAAGCGGTACGCCGAGCGGCAGTCCTTCGCCGAGCCGGGGGCGGACCAGTTCGACCGGGCGGTGACCCTGGTGGACGACCCGCTGGGCGCGTCGGGGCTGCCGTTCGACGCCGAGGGCACCGGCCGGCGGGCGCTGACCCTGGTCGAGGCGGGCACCACCCGCGCGGTGGCGCACGACCGGCGCACCGCCGCCGAGGCGGGCGCGGAGTCCACCGGGCACGCGGTCGCGGGCGGGGCCACCTGGGGGCCGATGGCCCGCAACCTGCGCCTGTCCGGCGCGGCGGCCGGCCCCGCCAGCGCGGTGGGCCGGAGCACCACCGGCACGGCGGCCGGCGCCGTGGTCGACTCGGACACCGCCGCGCTGATCGCCGGCGTACGCCGAGGGCTGCTGGTCACCGACCTCTGGTACACCCGCGTGCTCGACCCGAAGAGTCTCGTCGTCACCGGGTTGACCCGCAACGGCGTCTGGCTGGTCGAGGACGGCACGGTCGTGCGGGCGGTCCGCGATCTGCGGTTCACCGAGTCGTACCCGCGAGCGCTCGGGCCGGGCGCGGTGCTCGGGCTGGGCGCGCGGCCGGTACGCCAACCGGACCGGGTGGACGGTGCCTGGTGGGCGGCGCCGCCGGTGCGACTGGCCTCCTGGCACTTCACCGGGGGTGCCTCCGGCTGA
- a CDS encoding succinate dehydrogenase/fumarate reductase iron-sulfur subunit, which yields MSAKRQFRIWRGDETGGDLQDYMVEVNEGEVVLDVIHRLQATDAPDLACRWNCKAGKCGSCSMEINGKPRLGCMTRMSTFGDEETVTVTPLRTFPVIRDLVTDVSFNYEKARETPAFAPPADVAPGDYRMQQVDVERSQEFRKCIECFLCQTVCHVIRDHEENKQAFSGPRYFIRAAELDMHPLDARTDRKEYAQAEQGLGFCNITKCCTEVCPEHIKITDNGIIPMKERVVDRRYDPLVWLGSKIFRRGETPQTSVTTARQGSATPPSTSRGGTHSHAGGSHDPQAEEQAQSGVNWHREVPHPTAPAVDDRGRLPLTELTFDRAAAPSPFGDDVTFPLPPEHLNFAHPEQDNKH from the coding sequence ATGAGCGCGAAGCGTCAGTTCCGGATCTGGCGGGGCGACGAGACGGGCGGGGACCTGCAGGACTACATGGTCGAGGTGAACGAGGGCGAGGTCGTCCTCGACGTCATCCACCGTTTGCAGGCGACCGACGCGCCCGACCTCGCGTGCCGGTGGAACTGCAAGGCCGGCAAGTGCGGCTCCTGCTCCATGGAGATCAACGGCAAGCCGCGGCTGGGCTGCATGACCCGGATGTCGACCTTCGGTGACGAGGAGACCGTCACGGTCACCCCGCTGCGCACCTTCCCGGTGATCCGGGACCTGGTCACCGACGTCTCGTTCAACTACGAGAAGGCCCGGGAGACGCCGGCGTTCGCCCCGCCGGCCGACGTGGCCCCGGGCGACTACCGGATGCAGCAGGTCGACGTCGAGCGCTCGCAGGAGTTCCGCAAGTGCATCGAGTGCTTCCTGTGCCAGACCGTCTGCCACGTGATCCGCGACCACGAGGAGAACAAGCAGGCGTTCTCCGGGCCGCGGTACTTCATCCGGGCGGCCGAGCTGGACATGCACCCGCTGGACGCCCGGACCGACCGCAAGGAGTACGCGCAGGCCGAACAGGGCCTCGGCTTCTGCAACATCACCAAGTGCTGCACCGAGGTCTGCCCGGAGCACATCAAGATCACTGACAACGGGATCATCCCCATGAAGGAACGGGTCGTCGACCGCAGGTACGATCCCCTTGTGTGGCTTGGTAGCAAGATCTTCCGCCGGGGCGAGACGCCCCAGACCAGCGTGACCACCGCCCGTCAGGGCTCGGCGACACCGCCGAGTACGAGCCGGGGCGGGACGCACTCGCACGCGGGTGGTTCGCACGACCCGCAGGCCGAGGAGCAGGCGCAGAGCGGCGTCAACTGGCACCGGGAGGTGCCGCACCCGACCGCTCCGGCGGTCGACGACCGGGGCAGGCTGCCGCTGACCGAGCTCACCTTCGACCGGGCCGCCGCGCCGTCGCCGTTCGGTGACGACGTGACCTTCCCGCTGCCTCCGGAGCACCTCAACTTCGCGCACCCGGAGCAGGACAACAAGCACTGA
- a CDS encoding TldD/PmbA family protein, translating into MTEFDAAAAAVQAALDAGARYADARVMHRRYESMTARNGDVEELTQDESIGIGVRALVGASWGFHAVPDLSDAAARDAGRRAARIATASARVPGPPVDLVPVEAVTASWASGCQIDPLGVPLSDKGDLLVGATRTMAEHGADLAEGLYQIWDTAKWFVSSEGHRIDQRIRECGGGISATSIGDGETQRRSWPSYRGQYGTTGWELVESLDLAAHAAQIAEESRALLTAPPCPAGETDLILGGEQLALQIHESVGHAIELDRILGWEAAFAGTSWLDLAQLGSLRYGSELMNVTIDPTIPGALGSFGFDDEGSPAVKRDAVRDGRWVGVLAGRDSAAMASLDYGGSVRADGWARLPMVRMTNVGLEPGPHTLDEIIAATDDGVLMDLNRSWSIDDKRLNFQFGCEIGWEIKKGRRGRMLRNPTYTGIGPLFWRSMDMLSGETVPWGTPNCGKGQPGQTGHTGHPAAPARFRNVRVGVSA; encoded by the coding sequence ATGACCGAGTTCGACGCGGCCGCCGCCGCTGTGCAGGCCGCCCTCGACGCGGGCGCCCGGTACGCCGACGCGCGCGTGATGCACCGCCGCTACGAGTCGATGACCGCGCGCAACGGTGACGTGGAGGAGCTGACCCAGGACGAGAGCATCGGGATCGGCGTCCGGGCGCTGGTCGGGGCGAGCTGGGGCTTCCACGCCGTACCCGATCTCTCCGACGCGGCCGCCCGCGACGCCGGCCGGCGCGCGGCCCGGATCGCCACGGCGAGCGCGCGGGTTCCCGGCCCGCCGGTCGACCTGGTGCCGGTCGAGGCGGTCACCGCGAGCTGGGCCTCGGGCTGCCAGATCGATCCGCTCGGGGTGCCCCTGTCGGACAAGGGCGACCTGCTGGTCGGCGCGACCCGCACGATGGCCGAGCACGGCGCCGACCTGGCCGAGGGGCTCTACCAGATCTGGGACACCGCCAAGTGGTTCGTGTCCAGCGAGGGCCACCGGATCGACCAGCGGATCCGCGAGTGTGGTGGCGGCATCTCGGCCACCTCGATCGGTGACGGCGAGACGCAGCGCCGCTCCTGGCCCAGCTACCGGGGGCAGTACGGCACCACCGGTTGGGAGCTGGTCGAGTCGCTGGACCTGGCCGCCCACGCCGCGCAGATCGCCGAGGAGTCCCGGGCGCTGCTCACCGCGCCGCCCTGCCCCGCCGGCGAGACGGATCTGATCCTCGGCGGCGAGCAGTTGGCCCTGCAGATCCACGAGTCGGTCGGGCACGCCATCGAGCTGGACCGGATCCTCGGCTGGGAGGCCGCGTTCGCCGGCACGTCCTGGCTGGACCTGGCCCAGCTCGGCTCGCTGCGCTACGGCTCCGAGCTGATGAACGTCACCATCGACCCGACCATCCCGGGCGCGCTGGGCAGTTTCGGCTTCGACGACGAGGGCTCCCCGGCGGTCAAGCGGGACGCGGTCCGCGACGGGCGGTGGGTGGGCGTGCTCGCCGGCCGGGATTCGGCCGCCATGGCCAGCCTCGACTACGGCGGCAGCGTACGCGCCGACGGGTGGGCCCGGCTGCCGATGGTGCGGATGACCAACGTGGGCCTGGAACCCGGCCCACACACGCTGGACGAGATCATCGCGGCCACCGACGACGGGGTGCTGATGGACCTCAACCGATCCTGGTCGATCGACGACAAGCGCCTCAACTTCCAGTTCGGCTGCGAGATCGGCTGGGAGATCAAGAAGGGTCGGCGGGGGCGGATGCTGCGCAACCCCACCTACACCGGTATCGGCCCGCTCTTCTGGCGCTCGATGGACATGCTCTCCGGCGAGACGGTGCCGTGGGGGACGCCCAACTGCGGCAAGGGCCAACCCGGCCAGACCGGGCACACCGGCCATCCGGCAGCGCCGGCGCGCTTCCGTAACGTCCGGGTGGGGGTGTCGGCATGA